The Aethina tumida isolate Nest 87 chromosome 6, icAetTumi1.1, whole genome shotgun sequence genome has a segment encoding these proteins:
- the LOC109603262 gene encoding coiled-coil domain-containing protein 42 homolog, whose product MVGPKSKFEISLGPTYEYILDTIKSKNFRVILSKYHEQLGTIHCGDPLILLTNSIEDLRRTERELEKYRQDQQLKKVELQKEYEDFEKKEETLRNNFIRFNKFIKENKEKRERGQVKIEEDNLLTEQRQEALDKVMKKFNHNQMIRTKLEEQIKKHNIYEKFFMNVCEESGGMFNQPSDMIERYECLLETRNTLTKKQENDLIELENAKANMNKLAEEKNLIIIGLNTKMFGLEARYENSRYRAQLNENLIMEILEKAADRVEEIYGTRRDIYQIYTEMNKAKKNCTSYAGDDFENQLAFIKNTLAHFYKMNTSRSSKKKIMKPTI is encoded by the exons ATGGTGGGCCCCAAGTCGAAATTTGAGATAAGCCTCGGGCCAACTTACGAATACATTTTGGACACTATCAAGTCTAAAAACTTTCGTGTCATACTCAg CAAGTACCATGAGCAATTAGGTACTATTCATTGCGGCGATCCGCTGATTCTTCTCACCAATTCCATAGAAGATTTGAGAAGAACCGAGCGAGAATTGGAGAAGTACCGGCAGGATCAACAGTTGAAAAAAGTTGAATTGCAGAAGGAGTACGAGGACTTCGAGAAGAAGGAGGAGACGCTCCGTAACAACTTCATTCGCTTTAACAAG TTTATAAAAGAGAACAAGGAGAAACGTGAAAGAGGTCAAGTTAAAATAGAAGAGGATAACTTACTAACTGAGCAACGTCAAGAGGCTCTGGATAAAGTCATGAAGAAATTCAACCACAACCAAATGATCAGAACAAAATTAGAGGAACAGATCAAGAAGCACAATATCTACGAG AAATTCTTCATGAACGTTTGCGAGGAGTCGGGAGGAATGTTCAATCAACCGTCCGACATGATCGAAAGATACGAATGTCTTCTGGAAACCAGAAACACATTGAccaaaaaacaagaaaacgACTTAATAGAACTAGAAAACGCCAAAGCAAACATG AACAAACTGGCGGAAGAGAAGAACTTGATAATCATTGGCCTGAACACAAAGATGTTCGGGCTGGAAGCACGTTATGAGAATTCGAGATACAGGGCGCAGCTCAACGAGAATCTCATCATGGAGATATTGGAGAAGGCGGCGGACAGAGTTGAAGAAATCTACGGAACCAGGCGAGACATCTATCAGATTTACACCGAGATGAACAAGGCTAAAAAGAACTGCACTAG TTATGCAGGTGACGATTTCGAGAATCAATTGGCGTTTATCAAGAACACTCTGGCCCATTTCTATAAGATGAACACGAGCAGAAGCAGCAAGAAGAAGATCATGAAGCCAACGATAtag
- the LOC109602986 gene encoding uncharacterized protein LOC109602986 codes for MAQCNVLYGPRTHVKLTEKNVAKLIIDKITNNQQDHPLLIDGEETISNKRFLKLCRNLTWSLHTLGIDQDDVVALIAENSWKFCVTMVSTFALGSPLHVLNPEYTYYEFKHLLELTQPKLVFCTYKSYNTILKLKQELKYLRFIVLLDLDGEEQEAIPFDVAVNVEGVTQQFFGVINPSTQPVLIHNSSGTTGLPKAVKMTHESYSFAYLYQLFDEYCYTKPHQNHLIYLPLFHGYGTYLMLSGLCVSNTTAVILKRFRPDDFFASISIYKIRSVNVVPTILNFMANTSLDEKYNLDCLKEIVCSGAASRDVDNVKVCEKYGLKSVRNLYGMGEGVVCITIMPPDEYRKGCIGKLYPERELKVVDRKTGQSLGPGKVGELCVKNPTMAGYVNNLEKTVEALDGDGYLYTGDAGYYDEEGYIYLVDRIKDLIKYKGFQVAPSELEILLLKHPSIKDVAVVGKPDERVGELPMAFVVRKMDEDVSEEQIHEYLKEFVSGNKRLHGGVKFVEAIPKNPTGKILRTCLRQMVEEEHHI; via the exons ATGGCGCAGTGTAACGTACTGTACGGCCCTAGAACGCACGTCAAACTTACCGAAAAAAATGTTGCTAAGCTCATAATCGACAAGATCACAAACAACCAACAAGACCACCCTTTGCTG ATCGACGGAGAAGAAACTATAAGCAACAAACGCTTCTTGAAGCTGTGCCGGAATTTGACATGGTCCCTGCACACCTTAGGCATCGATCAGGATGACGTGGTGGCTTTAATAGCCGAAAACTCTTGGAAGTTTTGCGTCACAATGGTCAGCACCTTCGCCTTAGGTTCACCTTTGCACGTACTCAACCCTGAGTACACCTACT ATGAGTTTAAACACCTACTGGAGCTCACCCAACCTAAACTAGTGTTTTGCACCTACAAAAGCTATAATACTATTCTCAAACTGAAGCAGGAACTCAAGTACTTGAGGTTTATAGTACTGTTGGATTTGGATGGAGAGGAACAAGAGGCCATACCCTTTGACGTTGCAGTTAATGTTGAAGGTGTTACCCAACAATTTTTCGGCGTGATTAACCCCAGCACACAACCGGTGCTAATACATAATTCTTCGGGTACCACCGGCCTTCCAAAAGCAGTCAAAATGACCCACGAATCCTACAGTTTCGCCTACCTGTACCAGCT GTTTGATGAGTACTGTTATACGAAACCACACCAGAACCACTTGATTTATTTGCCCTTGTTCCACGGATACGGTACTTATTTAATGTTGAGCGGCCTGTGCGTATCGAACACAACAGCTGTGATCTTGAAGAGGTTTAGGCCGGACGATTTCTTCGCCTCcatttcaatttacaaaattagatCTGTAAATGTGGTGCCGACCATCTTGAATTTCATGGCGAACACCAGCCTGGATGAGAAATACAATTTGGATTGTTTGAAGGAGATTGTTTGTAGTGGGGCGGCGAGCAGAGACGTGGACAATGTTAAAGTTTGTGAAAAATACGGTTTGAAATCTGTGAGGAATTTGTATGGTATGGGGGAGGGGGTGGTTTGCATCACCATCATGCCCCCGGACGAGTACCGCAAGGGGTGTATTGGTAAGTTGTACCCAGAACGTGAACTGAAGGTTGTGGACAGGAAAACGGGACAATCGCTTGGACCTGGAAAGGTTGGGGAGTTGTGCGTCAAAAATCCCACCATGGCAGGCTACGTCAACAACCTGGAAAAAACTGTTGAAGCTTTGGATGGTGATGGTTATCTTTACACTGGAGATGCTGGATACTATGACGAAGAAGGATACATTTACCTAGTGGACAGGATAAAAGACCTCATCAAATACAAGGGCTTTCAAGTGGCTCCTTCCGAATTGGAAATATTGCTGCTTAAACATCCGTCAATAAAAGATGTGGCGGTTGTGGGCAAACCAGATGAAAGAGTAGGCGAGTTACCCATGGCGTTTGTCGTCAGGAAAATGGACGAAGACGTTTCAGAGGAGCAAATCCACGAGTACCTGAAGGAATTTGTGTCGGGCAACAAACGGTTGCACGGAGGCGTCAAATTCGTGGAGGCGATTCCCAAAAATCCCACAGGGAAGATTCTGCGGACGTGTTTGAGGCAGATGGTTGAAGAGGAACACCACATTTAa
- the LOC109603236 gene encoding sodium channel protein Nach: MNCSEGIKEYLLNTSFHGYRYIVERNRHWTERAFWFICCLLSWIATGMLIQSAWTDFQNNAISFVVETSYLDWDTHFPSVLVCETDNQQKIAEVTDRTYGDPHDYNLDEIVKELVFFRGLSFYTLQICGPEAPSVNPDCYKKNFSDFSAEVRSTCPEIFRKCKWNKEEFDCCKYFAPLDTEMGKCYGVNSIQTQTPHFYPMVSNKRTGPGTLMLELNGYSNIYILGEQEVPSLTTLTTDILQVTPHIHYQRYMAIKEIENQPEVKDVSIQQRKCRFTEETDLDVYPYYSYSACCVQCRKDAQLRICSCAHHLMPNVSFQQQCNIDGLYCINKHYNELAVLKAYWSNRTGLVCDCLPSCTEFEFSVIKDDKNGIPYEYAIVELSLERLPTERFKRNVVRGKLDLVVSMGGATALFLGASLLSFVEIIYYTSVRPLGNLWMLTNTKRRHRNLFKRTR, from the exons ATGAACTGCTCAGAAGGTATTAAAGAGTATCTTCTCAATACTTCTTTTCATGGTTACAGATACATAGTCGAAAGAAATCGTCATTGGACTGAAAG GGCATTTTGGTTCATATGTTGCCTTTTATCCTGGATAGCAACAGGAATGCTCATCCAATCAGCCTGGACAGATTTCCAGAACAATGCCATCAGCTTCGTCGTCGAAACCAGCTATTTAGACTGGGATACCCATTTTCCTTCAGTACTGGTGTGTGAAACGGacaatcaacaaaaaattgcCGAAGTAACCGACAG AACTTACGGCGACCCACACGACTACAACCTGGACGAAATCGTCAAGGAGTTGGTGTTCTTTCGCGGCCTCTCCTTTTACACCCTCCAAATTTGCGGTCCGGAAGCGCCCAGCGTAAATCCGGACTGCTACAAGAAGAACTTTTCGGATTTTTCCGCCGAGGTGCGCAGCACTTGTCCGGAGATTTTTAGGAAATGCAAGTGGAACAAGGAGGAGTTCGATTGTTGCAAGTACTTCGCCCCTTTGGACACGGAAATGGGCAAGTGTTACGGCGTTAACTCCATACAAACGCAAACTCCTCATTTTTATCCGATGGTTTCTAATAAACGAACCGGGCCTGGTACTCTGATGCTGGAACTGAACGGGTACTCCAAT ATTTACATCCTTGGGGAGCAGGAGGTACCATCTTTAACAACCTTAACAACTGACATCTTGCAAGTAACGCCTCACATTCATTATCAAAGATACATGGCgattaaagaaattgaaaatcaaCCTGAA GTAAAGGACGTAAGCATACAACAAAGAAAGTGCAGGTTTACAGAAGAAACTGATTTGGACGTCTACCCTTACTATAGTTACAGTGCATGTTGTGTGCAATGTAGAAAGGATGCACAGCTGCGGATCTGCTCATGTGCACACCACCTAATGCCTAATGTTT CATTCCAGCAACAGTGCAACATTGATGGATTGTACTGCATCAACAAGCACTATAATGAACTAGCAGTACTGAAAGCCTACTGGTCAAATCGCACAGGGTTGGTTTGTGATTGTCTGCCCAGTTGCACCGAATTTGAATTTTCCGTCATCAAGGACGATAAAAATGG GATACCTTATGAGTATGCCATCGTGGAGCTATCTTTGGAAAGGTTGCCAACCGAAAGGTTCAAAAGAAATGTGGTCAGAGGAAAGTTGGATCTAGTAG TATCAATGGGTGGTGCAACCGCCTTGTTTTTGGGTGCCAGTCTGCTCAGTTTCGTGGAGATAATCTATTACACGAGCGTGCGTCCGTTGGGCAACCTTTGGATGTTGACAAACACGAAACGACGACACCGCAACTTATTCAAACGTACACGTTAA
- the LOC109603235 gene encoding probable cytochrome P450 6a13 isoform X3, protein MFKYLPEILLCLVTVVLSVIAYFKYSYTYWSRKKIPFIKPKLFYGNLTSLLPRGISMGLVSKNFYEEFRRRNVKYGGVYAVAQPMLMAIDLDLIKDIFIKDFQYFLNRGIYHNEKADPLSSNLFSQDGQKWKTLRTKFTPTFTSGKLKTMFHSMNGCAQRMLNFLETTNKEELDGKSLMQRYTIDVIGNTVFGISCDSFAETSDFRKMARRIFEVDFRLAANLCLALYCPDMSKLLGVTLTNDDVKEFFYKMVASNLKYREQSNAKHSDFFQALVDLKNAPKKEDSINMDEVTSQAFLFFTAGFETSSSTMMYCLFELARRQEIQDRLRKEIQDVLDHHNQEITYDAIQEMKYLSQVLDETLRLYPLVPTLTRRCTQNYKIKGTEDVIEKGTMVLISTFGIHRDPEIWHDPLEFDPERFSDENKKNQHPCAFIPFGDGPRNCIGMRFGLLQTKIGLAHLLKNYKFYSSPKTKLPLEFQPETFVLFTVNDIYFKVEKLQQ, encoded by the exons ATGTTCAAGTATTTGCCTGAGATTTTATTATGTCTGGTAACAGTAGTACTTTCAGTAATCGCTTACTTTAAGTACTCGTACACTTATTggtcaagaaaaaaaataccCTTCATTAAACCAAAACTTTTCTATGGCAACTTAACTAGCCTTCTTCCTAGAGGAATATCAATGG GTCTGGTCAGCAAAAACTTTTACGAAGAGTTTCGACgaagaaatgtaaaatatggaGGTGTTTACGCTGTGGCCCAGCCCATGTTGATGGCAATAGATTTGGATTTAATCAAAGACATTTTCATCAAAGATTTCCAGTACTTCCTAAACCGTGGCATCTACCACAACGAAAAGGCCGATCCTTTATCTTCAAACCTGTTCTCCCAGGACGGCCAGAAATGGAAAACCCTCCGCACGAAGTTCACCCCAACCTTCACGTCCGGAAAACTGAAGACCATGTTCCATTCCATGAACGGTTGTGCGCAACGCATGCTCAACTTTTTGGAAACAACCAACAAGGAGGAATTGGACGGGAAAAGTTTGATGCAGCGTTACACAATAGATGTTATTGGCAATACTGTCTTCGGCATATCCTGCGACAGCTTCGCCGAAACGTCCGACTTTAGGAAGATGGCTAGACGCATCTTCGAAGTCGACTTTCGTTTGGCTGCTAACCTTTGTCTTGCTCTTTATTGTCCGGACATGTCTAAGTTGCTGGGGGTGACGTTAACGAACGACGACGTCAAAGAGTTCTTCTACAAAATGGTAGCGAGCAACCTTAAGTATCGTGAACAATCCAATGCCAAACACTCCGACTTTTTCCAAGCCCTGGTTGATTTGAAAAACGCTCCGAAAAAGGAGGACAGTATTAACATGGATGAGGTCACATCTCAGGCGTTTCTGTTCTTCACCGCAGGCTTCGAAACGTCTTCCAGTACCATGATGTACTGCCTGTTTGAACTGGCACGCAGGCAAGAAATACAAGACAGACTCAGGAAGGAAATACAAGATGTCTTGGACCACCACAACCAAGAAATCACCTACGATGCCATACAAGAAATGAAGTACTTGTCTCAAGTACTCGACG AGACATTAAGATTGTATCCACTAGTACCAACGTTAACAAGAAGGTGCAcacagaattataaaattaaaggaacTGAGGATGTAATTGAGAAGGGCACAATGGTACTGATTTCCACCTTTGGCATTCACAGAGACCCAGAAATCTGGCACGATCCACTTGAATTTGATCCTGAGAGATTTAGTgatgaaaacaaaaagaatCAACATCCTTGTGCCTTTATACCTTTTGGTGATGGACCAAGGAATTGCATTGGCATGAGATTTGGACTGTTACAAACAAAAATCGGACTAGCACACCTTTTGaagaattacaaattttattctagtCCAAAGACGAAGCTTCCTTTGGAATTCCAACCGGAAACTTTCGTCCTATTTACTGTTaacgatatttattttaaagtagaaaagttacaacaataa